The stretch of DNA TGCGTCCTCTTATATGAAAAGACTCGGTAGTCCCTGGGTTCTCAAAGGCAAGCTCTACCTTTAACTCCATTACTAAGTTTAATAGAACCAATTCTAACTGCAAACCTATCTAGATGTATTTGAAGGACGCAATGAAGATCTTGACATCAATCATCCATTGCTGTCACAGTCCGCAGGTACAGCTTTACAAGTTGCCTTTGTTGACCTGCTAACTACTTGGAATGTCCTTCCGTCTGTTGCAGTGGGTCACTCCGCTGGTGAGGTTGCTGCAGCATATTGTGCAAGAGGTATTTCTCGCGAAGCCGCATGGAAAATTGGATATTATCGGGGTTATGTGTGCTCTAAACTAGACAAAGAGGACAAATGCGCAATGATGGCTGTTGGCGCGTCGATGGAAGTTGTTGGTAATTATTTAAGGAAATTGGAACCTGAAACAAGAAAAGGACTTCAAGTCGGTTGTTTCAATAGCCCCAAAAACATCACAGTGACCGGAATCCGGAGCAATATTCAGGACCTCCAAGCCATGTTAGAGAGAGACAATGTCTTTTCACGTCTGTTGCCTGGCCGAGTTGCGTATCACTCAGTGCACATGGAAGAAGTTGCCAATGAGTATGCATCATTGTTAGACGACCTTTCATATGGAGGAAAACTTGAAAGTTCTCAAGACATAAAGCTCGTCTCATCGCTTACCGGTTCGACCATCAACCCCAACGAAACAGCACGTGGGGACTATTGGGTTCGACATCTTCTACAACCAGTAAGATTTACGGATGCCATCATAGAGGCATGTTCAGACAGTGGCCAAGAGGGTACTGTTAGTGGTATACATGATATCATCGAACTGGGTCCACATTCTGCACTTCGTAGCGCGATCCGGGAGACTTTGTCGTCTACTTCACACCACAAGGACATTCGGTATTCACACTTGATTACCAGAAATCAAAAGAGCACTACGACAACCCTAGATGCAATGGGCGCTTTATATTGCCGTGGCTACCCCGTAATTCTGTCTGCAGTCAATTTCCCGTTGTCTGCTTCAGGCTTCATGCCTTCAACCATGTTGAATGATCTACCGCCATATTGTTTCAACCACGAGAAGGTCTACCAGCAAAGAAGTAGAATTATCAGCAACGTCCGAAACCGTCTTCATCCAAGAAATGAATTATTTGGATCCCGAGTGATTGATTGGGATGAATCTAATCCAAGATGGCGGAATTTCCTCCGGACATCCGAGTTGCCGTGGCTCAGGGAAAATAAGGCTAGTGCGACTTTATTTACACGAGTGCTTTCTAACTTACTAATCTTCTCCTAGATGAACAAAAAGATAATCTTCCCAGGCGTGGGCTACTTGCTCGCTGCTATAGAAGCAGCAAAGCAAGTTGCGGATCCAGCTCGTCGCGCTTCGGGATTTCGGTTGCGTGACGTTTCGATGACCGCCGCATTGGTCGTCCCAGACACAAGCGAAGGAATTGAAACAATGCTTAGCTTTCAGAAAGAGGATGTCAATAGCTCTGACTCTCAACCTTGGAGGTTTTCGATGAAATCATACGACAAGGACACAAATAGGTGGATAGAGCATTGCTCTGGCTATGTGATAGTAGAGTATATGTTTGTGCAAAATTCAATCGTTAGCGCAAGCGGAGCTGTTGGCACTGGCACGTCCGGCGCAGAGCAGCTTTTTGATTTAAGAGAACGATGCTCTCAAGAAGTCGACCTGGACCAGTTTTACCGGAAGTTGGATTCTATGGGAGTTGAATTCGGTCCACTGCTGCGGAACCTCAGGAACATCCGAGTATCAAAGAACTCAGAAGAATGTGAAGGGTTAGTGACAGTTCCCGGTGTTGCCGACTATATGCCGATGGGATACCTCCAGCCTCATACTGTTCACCCAGTTACCATGGAGAGCATGACTCATATTCTATTATTGATCTGCACGCCTGATACTGACTCTGTCGGATCGGAAATGTTAGCGACATATATGGAAGAGGTCTGGCTCTCTGCAGATATTTGTAATTTGCCCGGGCGTTCATTCCAGAGTTTCGGATCGACTGAACGGGTTTCACGGATTAAATGGAAGTCGAATGTCAGGGTATGGGATGATGAGATGAGAGAAGAGCAGATTTTCTTCAAAGGAATACACCTCCAACTCTTATCGAACAAATTGAACGATGGGCTAGAACAAGTCCAATGTTACAGCGCCTGTTGGCACCTGAGCACTGATCTGCTTACAACGGCCACAGCACTCCAGGATACGACGCAAAGAAAGCTTGCTGGGGAAGAACTCCGGAAAGTTCATGAAAAGTATCAACTCATAACAGCCCTTATGATATCAAAGGCTTTGGATGAATCGAAGTCCCTTGATCTTCAAGAACTGCATCCTCACCATCGCAAAATGCACACATGGATGCAATCTGAGTCCGCAAGGATTGCAAGAGACATAGACCCGCTTTGTGAAATGAAAATATTAGAAAGTTTGAAAACCGACCGAAAATCCAGAGAAGCACTCTATGACGAGGTCAGCATGGCTAGTCCGCGTGGCGAGCTTCTCGTCCGTATTGGCGAAAACATCATTCCGATTTTCAAGAAGGAAGTCAACCCTTTGGAGCTCATGTTCGGTGAAACCAATTTGATGCCTCGAACTTACGACCAGGGGTTTCCTGGTAGTATCAAGCCGCTACTCGCAAAATATCTTGAAGCTCTTAGTTTCAACCGTCCGAATTTACGTATAATGGAAGTAGGAGCAGGAACAGGCAGTGCAACCGAAGTGATCCTAGAGGTCCTTGGATCCAGAACAACTGCAGACCTTGCGAGCATAGGTCGGTACCATTTCACGGATTTATCAGGTGGATTTCTTGAACGCGCAAGGAAACGGTTTAGTAAATGGTCCAGCCTTATGGAGTACGACATCTTGGATATTGAGCGTGACCCTGCGGCTCAAGGGTTTCAGGCGGAGTCGTACGACGTTGTAGTAGCAACCCATGTGAGTTCTAAACTTCAGTTCAAGACTCTGTTTGCTTATAAGATCAATAGGTACTTCATGCGACTGCAGACCTGCAGAGAACACTGGCCAACGTCAGATCTCTTTTGAAGCCGTAAGTTAACCTGAAAACCCTCGTATGTCTTGACTATAGGACTGATTGATCTTTCCAGGGGCGGCAAACTGCTATTGATTGAAAACATGCAGCCTGACCTCCGGTGTACTCCATTCGCATTTGGTGTATTGCCTGGCTGGTGGACGAGTATCGAACCTGACCGGGCGTTGAATCCCCTGATTCGAGAAGATCGATGGAATGAAATACTTGGAAAATCAGGTTTTACAAGCACTAATCTTATTCTAAGAGACACTGAGGACAACAGCGCACACGAGATTAGTGTAGTGGTCTCCACGGCGATGAAATCTGAGTTTGACGCAAAAACTTGCGGTTTTGAGTCCATCCTCGCCGTTTGCGGTTCGGATACCCAACTTAACAGTGAACTGGTTGTGTCACTGGTACAGAGGTTTCATCAACACTCTGTAGAACTGCAAACATGCAACTACCATAATCTTCGGAACATGGATCTTCGGAACACCCTTGCTCTTGTCCTACTAGATTTGAATTCATTCGATATCTCCAATCTCACAGAGGGTGAGTATGAGAATATAAAGCACTTGCTTCTAACCTGTCCAGCTCTCATATGGGTTTCTGGAGATGAGCAGTACAACCCCAAACTCTCCATGCCAACTGGAGTTATTAGAACAATCCGATGGGAACGGGACCTAGAAAACATCAATTTCTCGATTTTAAGATTTAGAAATCCTCTTCCAGATATTCATCTTTTGTCGGACAAAATTGTGGAGTTCTACTGTCACAACTTTGACCCTCGACTTGGCCTCGAGAGGAATGGGGAGTTCATGTTCCAAAATGATTCCTTTTGGACAAATCGACTACTCCATTCTAAGCGGGTTAACGATTTTCTGAGCACTAGATTTACTCAAGAAACTCATCTTCAACCACTAGGTCATGGCCTCGAGCGTCCATTAAAATCCATGATCAGACGGCCTCGGCAGAGTGCCTCGTTGGAATTCATCGAAGATGAATCACAGCTCTTGCCAGTAAAGCCTACAGAAGTCAAGATACTTGTACAAGCATGTGGGCTGAGCTCTCGTGACATAATGACTGTCAACGGAGACGCTCCAGGAGACAGTTTAGGTGGTCAAGCATCTGGTATAATCACTGAAGTGGGAGTGGCGGTCACAAGTTTGAAAGTAGGCGAGCGTGTCATGTTTATCAATCCCAGCAGCCAAAATGGGACCTTGCAGAGTACCTTTCGAACACCGGCGGGTTTTGTTCAGAAGATACCAGATGATGTGGACCACGTCGAAGCTGCAGCAGTCCCGATTGCATTTTGCGCTGCATTTCATGCATTGCACAATATCGCGAAACTTGCGCCTAAAGAGAAATTACTCATTCATTCCGCTGCGAGTAGCGTTGGCCAAGCCGCAATTCAATTGGCAAGTCTTATTGGAGCTGATATATTTGCTACCGTATCCACGACCCAGATGAGAGAGCTGTTAATCAACGAATATGGCGTTAAAGAAGATCATATCTTCTTCAGTCGAGATGTTCTTTTCGAAAAAGGGATTATGGAGATTACAAAAGGTCGTGGTATCGATGTAGTTTTGAACCTCTTACATGGCGATGCCTTACAAGCAACCTGGAGGTGCATTGCTCCTTTTGGTAGATTTATCGACTTTAGGAGCAAGGATATCCTTTCTCTTGGAAAGCTAGAAATGGGTCCATTCTCTCGGAACGCGACGTATACCGGAATGGATATTTCATCAATGGGATACACAAAACCATCAGCCGTTTACCAAATATTCGAGGAAGTGGCCCACCTTTATCGGAGCCAAAAAATACGTTGCCCAAGGCCTTTGGCTAGGTTCAGGTATGCTGAAATTGATAAAGCACTGTCTCAGCTTCAAGCTGGTAACCTGGAGGGAAGTCTGGTTGTGGTACCGACGGAGGGAGATTTGGTACCAGTAAGTAACTTCGAATACCGTATGCAGCCTTTACTTGTACCTAACGTAGTATGCAGCAAAAAATCACGGAGATGTCTCATTATAATTTTCCTTCTGATGCCTCCTACATCCTTGCCGGTGGCCTGGGAGGGCTAGGAAGAAGTATAGCTAGATGGATGGCCTCACGCGGGGCAAAACACTTCATTTTCATATCAAGGTCTGGAGGCCGAAGCGACGCCGCTAGTGCATTGATCCAGGAACTTCACAACCAGAGTTGCCAAGTCAAAGTGGTCGTAAGTGATGTAAGCGACCACCAGCAACTTATGAAAGCTCTTAAACCCTGCACATTATCAATGCCCCCGTTAAGGGGTGCTTTCAGTGCTCTATGGTTCTCCAGGTAAACTAGTCCGCCCATGTCTCAACTAAGACTCACCCTCTAATATTTTGTAGGACTCTTTGTTTGCCAACATGACTTACGCGCAGTTTAATGCAGCCATCAAACCCAAAGTTCAAGGATCTTTGAATCTCATTGAAGCGCTTCCACGATCCATCGACTTCTTCATTTGTCTCTCATCAGCTGCTGCCGTTGTTGGCAACCGAGGACAAGCAAACTACGTAGCCGCGAATACATTCCAGGACGCGCTTGCTGAACATCTGGTCCTGACTGGCCTTCCCGGACTATCTATCAACCTGGGTAGCGTCCTTACCGTCGGATGGGTGGCTGAGAACCAGCAGAATTTACCGATCAGTGCGGCTTTTGGCACCCTCAGTGAAGAAGAACTGCTTTCAGTCATAGAGTATCACATTGATCCCCGTATGAAAGCAGCAGCCTCCGTCGATACGTGCCACACAGTTGCTGGGCTCCGCTCATCTGCATACTTCGTTCAGCGTGGCCTGCCACCACCGGCGTTCATGCAATTTCCATTCTTTTCCCATTTACTTCCATCAGCAGGCGTCCATAACACTGATGGAGAGAAAGAGATAGATTTTCCGATTAATGATTTGCTGAAAACTGCAGACTCTTTACAAACTGCAGGAGACGCAGTTTCTAAAGCAATTGGGTGGAAACTATCACGGGTGATGTCTATCCCAACGGAAGACATTGACCTAGACCGCTCACTGACCTCTTATGGAGTGGACTCTCTTGTGACCGTGGATTTCAGAACCTGGATCATGAAGGATATGGCTGCCATTGTGCAGGCATCAGACATATTGAGCGAGAAGAGTATGTTGCAACTAGGGACTGAAATTGCCAAATTGAGCAGCTTGGTTCCCAAAGAGTGAAGTGGCAGAGAAATTATTGCAGTGCTCTCGGCGAATAGCTCGTAGAGCCTCACGGTAGATCCTACGCTTCAGGGCTGGCTATGCAGATTTTGCCCAGAGATTTCTTGAACAGTACTTGAATAAAATAAGGTTGAATGTTGTTGACTGATAGGAATGACGGGGAAATATGATTGAGTGTAACGAGTTCCACCTGTTAGATGATAGCAGTTGTTAGCCGAAAGCTCAGAAGTCAGGGGATCCAATGCATGTGACACGAATTACTGTCTCGGCACGCCCAACGAGCCATTCCGGCCAACGAGCCACCCCAACGATAAGTTGACGATAGAAAAATGAAGCTGTAGACGCCCACACAAAAGCTGCTGTCACGAGATTTTCTAACGTATTGCTATATAAAGCCTTGCGCATTGATTGCACTATTTATATTTGGCTGGTAACCGGCTGTTGCGCCCGCGCCTGCTGTACCGAGGTGGGACGCGTGATGCTCGGGGACGCGTGATGCTCACCCcaccacaacaacaacattTTTCCTGTATCTTGAACACGCGACACCTCGCCCAATATGGATCCAATTAATGCAGCGATTGAATTTTTAGAATCGCAGCCATCGAATGCACGATCCTCGTATACAAAAGTCGCTGCGCAGTTTGGTGTATCACGACACACGCTCGCTCGCCAACACCAAGGCAAATGTTTCTCACATGCCACCAAATCACTCAACCAGCAATTACTTAGTCAACAACAAGAGTTAGATCTTGTAAACCACATCAGACAATTAACAGAGGAGGGCTTGCCACCTTCTAGGCGTATGCTACAAAATTTCTGCACATCTATTGCTAAGAAGCCTGCCTCCCTACGTTGGGTGTCGCGCTTCCTTCAGCGTCACAAAGATGAGCTGAAATCACATCACGGCAAGGGGAAGGACCGACTCCGCCACAAGGCAGATTCCCTATACAAGTACGAGCACTGGTTTCAAGATTTAGCTAGGATCCTTCTTAAATATCACGTCAGGCCGGGtgatatatacaatatggatgagaagggcttccACCTTGGTAGAGGTGAAGGTACCTACAGAGTCTTTAGTAGGGACTCATGGGAGCGAGGGGGTCGTCGTCAACCTATACAGGACGGATCCAGAGAGTGGTTGACAGTGATAGCGGCTGTATGTGCTAATAGGAGCGTAGTCCCACCCACTATACTATACGCCTCGCCTTTAGGCAACATTCAAGAGCGCTGGGTAAAGGATATTGAGTACAAGGACGATTAGGTAATGGTAGGCAGTACCGAGACGGGATGGAGCAATAATAAGGTAGGCGTGGCTTAGCTGGAGGACGTGTTTGATAGGTATACAAAGGACAAGGCCCCCTACGTCACCGACTACTCCTCCTAGACGGCCACTCATCCCATCAAACCCCAGAGTTTATGGAGTATTGCAGACCCCGGAGGATCCTACCCTTGTTACTACCTCCTCATAGTACCCACACGTTGCAGCCGCTAGATGTAGGGCTCTTCTCACCCCTGAGTTCTGCGTACAGCCACCAGCTCGAGGAGTACCTTGCCAAGACCTAAGGGCTCCTTTCACTCAAGAAGGGAGACTTCTATCACCTATTCAAGCAAGCCTAGGACACCTCCTTCACCGCCACCAACGTCCAGTCCTCATTTGCAACCACTGGGATCGTCCCATGGGAGCCAGAGGAGGTGCTCAAAAAGTTCCGTACAACAACACCAGAGCCTCCTGAGTACCCTACTGCAATTGATATTGTTAACCGACGTACAGTAGGCGCGCTCATAGCAGATACTGTTACCCCTAATAGTTATGAGGCGGCCGTAGTAAAGGAGACGCTCCTTTCACTACAAGCCTATCAGGCTATACTAGAACATGAGAACAATAGCCTTAGGTACGCGTTAGGACGGAAGCAGAGGGACTATGAGACCCCTATTAACGCTCTAGATGTTCAGACAAATAGGGATAATCATTTAAGGGCTCTACTTCTGTCACTAAGGACTATACGTCATGCCACTGATCAGAGGATGGAGAATGAGCGTGAGATAGAGGAGGAAAAACGCAACCAACTTCGGACAAAGGAATTGAAGGCTGAGGCTAAACTTATTGCCGAAGAACAGGCCCGTATGAAGCGTGAGGAGCGggtgaaggagaaggagaggaagaagaaagagaaggcTGCCAAGGCTGCTCAGGTAATCAAGGATTGTGAGGCTCGCAACGCTCTGAAAGCTATACAAACTTCCTAAAGTAGTAAGCGTAAGGCTTTAAAGCCTgctgcaaagcaacagcTAAAAAAAACAacgcgtgggtggtgctAGGGGGGGTGCTATGGCTGAGGTGCCTGCACCGGCACCTCCACCAATACTCACCCGCCGCGGCCGGACTGTTAATACCCCAGCCAAGTTTAGATAAGcaaagttgtagagctacGTCTATAGATTAATACTCTAAAAAATCTCGCGATAGTAACTATTGTACGTGGTTGCGCAGCCTCATGTTTTCCGTCGTCGCAATGTTGTTGGGGTGAGCATCACGCGTCCCCGAGCATCACGCGTCCCACCTCGgtaacgtgtccgtgcgcgtgatgcgcggattcgcgtgatgcgcggggaacaccatatccactacttcaaaaatgaagctattaagccacgtatataagctgttattatacgaatttatagaggaggagtaattagatgcttgcgatcaacttgtactatctatattttgatgggaggttgacgttgcggccacgtgatgtgagctTTGATTTTGATTTTTTGATTttgattatggtttaacgccctatctgtaacctcccatagggtattcgggcgggtcccgccgtggtcttatagtgctgtcgcacttgcctcgtggaacctattcctaggtgttttgtatctaaggggagtgatgtcctgcctatatacatgttcgtgaaaaggactcccgccatttgaagccgttttcctacaatattctagtatttcgtggcttgcgcctttgatcgatgcagtacaataactgctttttagagagagaaacgaaaaagtaacaagaggcaattTAAGATACAATGAAAGTTTTaaaagagagcgtgtgggttgtggcatctatgcggcgttttgccgcgaatcctacactgaataatgccaaggaattcagcgggtctttgtgaaattcaaaaatagaaatcactcgtcatagaaggagttcgttaccttcacgaaggtctcgaactcttgtggctggtctattaattgcgcgaggtacgctaggccttcctgtcttgtgcgagggggcacgatggggcgtagaggccacttcttgaagtgtgttgtggctctcttgcagaacactaggtgttctggtgtgagctttgatggaggagctggaggctcttcttgaacttgagcaccagcgcgagcagcctcaacgcgtttttgacgcttgttgttcgatgaggtagctgctgaagctctcctctttcccttttggggtagttgtatagctttagcagcgtctctctcctccttctggcgcgcgcgttcagctgctttctcagctcgctcaagctccctcatctccttgagtctctgcctctccacacgcctctcctcgagctcatcttgacgctgcagtcgagcctcctcgcgctgcttcttggaccgtgctttttggagtttctcctccgtctcatctcgctcccgtactgcttctctagctcgagcctcacgcagcttgcgaggagaccagaagacagagccaccgtgatactcctggcgctgttgaaggtcaagagctttgcccttcttcctgtgcttctttttatgttgaagagcctcctttaagccctcgttctcatgctttaaaagctcatactgcacagagagatggtgaacgcttgagcgcagctttcttgcctcatactgatggctatcattaacagcagctcgtactagccgatcgagctttctccagtcatgatcagagagccctgacgatgagcttctctcagcttctggcgtgctagcaaatctacgaaggataacgttggcatccatcggccagatcccagtggcttcgaaggccttcaatatgaggctctctgtgaaggaggatatccaggcgctccagaagagcgggaagaagtcccctttcttgattggaataaggccttgagccttatggagatggttagtgagctcgttagagtaggcttgagagagtggcttgaacagcactacatctagcggctggagcgtatgggtcgaatggggaggaaggatcatgaggaggatcctatggcgatcgcagtacttaataaactccatcgtgaggtgagatccatggccatcaaggatgagcaatctccatctacctgatcgttgctttgtagagcgatcaaacacctgctccagccaagctaggcctacgttatcatttgaccagcctgttggagatgatgagacaaagacctcatgttctcctgccttgatatcttctacccaactcgatcgtatagctccatttttagctgcgtagataagggctggaggcagcgagctcccatcagcgcagcagcaggccaggactgtcagaaactcgcgtgatccatcctggagagatgctcgaacctccttcttctcccattgacgcctgctgaatatcctcttacttctgcctatcaagccaattaagaagcccttctcatccatattgtatatatctcgagcctctaggtgatattcggtgatctttcgatgcagcagctcgaagtagagtctatactttgactcagaatcagccaggtggcgcgtacgatccatggcgctggtccactttgagatgagatggatctcgtgtcggttgatgaagcgagtaacccagctctcgctgagctgctgatgggctacttctgatgagaaattcctgatcatctctcgtgtaggaggaatgcctcgctttgtgagcttttcgatatatctcacaagctctagctcttgttgtgggttgagtttctgctggttgaagttcttgtctctttctgagcttgtctggccctggtgccttcgggtcaacgtagatctcacaacaccatgcttagcagcaattttagtatacgagaactgttctcctggctctagattttcaatatcttcaatcgcagcttgaattgggtccatattggtggagttaacgtgtgttgaaggtgaaggggtttgacgtgttttggtgttccccgcgcatcacgcgaatccgcgcatcacgcgcacggacacgttacCCTGTCCGTGCGCGTTTTGAGCCAGTTCGAGTTTTGAGCCAccccaccaccacaaccaccTATACAAATTGCATCATAACTCCACCACCATGGACCTGATTCAGAAAGCGATTGAAGATATCGAATCGCGTGAAGCAGGCGCATCTTTTAGCTAGCGCGAAGTTGCAAAAACGTGGGGTGTTAACCGGACGACGCTCGCTCAAAGACACCAGGGCCGAAACCAGCCGCACACGCTCGCCCATCTTatccttcacccacaccaaGAAACCGAGCTATTGCAGTACATCACAACACTTACTGAGCGACGTACGCCACCTACACGTGCAATGATACGCAACTTTGCGTCATCTTTGGTTGGTAGGGAGGTTTTAGAaagctgggttactcgcttcatcaacagGAACCCAACCCATCTCATCTCACGCTGGCAGACCGGGAtggaccgcaatcgccacaAAGCTGATTCAGAGGCTAAGTACAGCTTGTACTTTGAGCTGTTACACGATAAGATGAAGGAGTATAATGTAGAGCCCTCCCACATCTtcaatatggatgagaagggctttGTAATTGGGGTAACTAGAAGATCAAAGAGAGTCTTTGACAAGAGGATATACGATAGAAGAGGGGTTACAGCTGCTATTCAGGACGGTTCTCGAGAGTGGGTGACGGTCCTCGCCTGTATTTGTTCGGATGGTACAGCTCTTTCTCCATCTCTCATCTTTCAGTCAACTGCTGGGGCTCTAAAATCAGCCTGGGTAGAGGCAATCGATCCAGAAAAGCACTCAGTATTCGTCACCTCATCTCCCTCTGGCTGGACCAACAACGATATAGGGTTAGCCTGGCTTAAGGAGGTGTTTGAGAGAGAGACCAGACGGAAAGCTCGCTCAGGATACCGATTACTgatccttgatggccatggatccCACATAACTATGGATTTTATCAACTACTGCAACAACCACAGGATTCTATTAGCTGTATTTCCTCCTCATGCAACCCATACGCTTCAACCGCTTGATGTTGGGATGTTTGGGCCTCTCTCAACTGCCTACTCAACTGAGCTCTCAAAATACCTTCACCGCAGCTATGGGATCCTACCAGTACAGAAAGGGGACTTCTTTGAGCTGTTTTGGAGGGCTTGGGGTGCTACTTTTAAGCCTCAAACTATCATGAAGTCATTTGAAGCCACTGGGATACACCCACCAacatacttgtcaacgagcgagccggctcgctcagctcgctcggcttggacgttttgaccaagccgaatgagctgagcgcgcagtgcgcgcttgcaagccgagcgagcttagggataggcgctcgctcagtcagcttgcttagcttggttggatggggcggttggaaacttggggctgaaggacttggtggaggggcaatctcacgatgatttttaggtgtagtgcgtaagttcgaaacctagttataacctaaaatacactcttttttgctatatttctagcaaataagctactaaatttccggctaacggcctggcaacaatattctccttctgcgacacttcacttactacttatcacccaccacactcacctatactccatcaacgcgtctctatttgcagctattatctacctcgccgttgctataatgccagcaaaaagaacacgcgttaatgctctagaaatcgcgacaacttcgaagcgccctagagtcgcagcgcgtcatcgcgggactgccagccaacctgtgctagtcgatactcggccattctcaccatctccacctcctccaccgctgtcgccgcgtcaagctctcgtcgccgcgccacaagcaccaaattttgaagcgaccctccgagagtcg from Pyrenophora tritici-repentis strain M4 chromosome Unknown M4_contig_00021, whole genome shotgun sequence encodes:
- a CDS encoding Methyltransf-12 multi-domain protein, which produces MASPRGELLVRIGENIIPIFKKEVNPLELMFGETNLMPRTYDQGFPGSIKPLLAKYLEALSFNRPNLRIMEVGAGTGSATEVILEVLGSRTTADLASIGRYHFTDLSGGFLERARKRFSKWSSLMEYDILDIERDPAAQGFQAESYDVVVATHVLHATADLQRTLANVRSLLKP
- a CDS encoding fatty acid synthase S-acetyltransferase, translating into MTYAQFNAAIKPKVQGSLNLIEALPRSIDFFICLSSAAAVVGNRGQANYVAANTFQDALAEHLVLTGLPGLSINLGSVLTVGWVAENQQNLPISAAFGTLSEEELLSVIEYHIDPRMKAAASVDTCHTVAGLRSSAYFVQRGLPPPAFMQFPFFSHLLPSAGVHNTDGEKEIDFPINDLLKTADSLQTAGDAVSKAIGWKLSRVMSIPTEDIDLDRSLTSYGVDSLVTVDFRTWIMKDMAAIVQASDILSEKSMLQLGTEIAKLSSLVPKE
- a CDS encoding HTH-Tnp-Tc5 domain containing protein, coding for MDPINAAIEFLESQPSNARSSYTKVAAQFGVSRHTLARQHQGKCFSHATKSLNQQLLSQQQELDLVNHIRQLTEEGLPPSRRMLQNFCTSIAKKPASLRWVSRFLQRHKDELKSHHGKGKDRLRHKADSLYKYEHWFQDLARILLKYHVRPGDIYNMDEKGFHLGRGEGTYRVFSRDSWERGGRRQPIQDGSREWLTVIAAVCANRSVVPPTILYASPLGNIQERWVKDIEYKDD